One segment of Alnus glutinosa chromosome 2, dhAlnGlut1.1, whole genome shotgun sequence DNA contains the following:
- the LOC133860902 gene encoding transcription initiation factor TFIID subunit 6-like, whose protein sequence is MEHLEKQPPHKKIATDGPILAASTNSSSSHMEEKAVVPPAPSVDSNAGPSSSSSRQPPNDINLDGRSRRDKRDSQALNRSAVLSQIWKNDLDSGRLLVLLFELFGEGILSFIPAPEMSMFLGPFVQRSALPYIVTHMCTNYTCR, encoded by the coding sequence ATGGAACACTTGGAAAAGCAGCCACCGCACAAGAAAATAGCAACTGATGGTCCAATTCTTGCAGCGTCGACCAATTCCTCATCATCTCACATGGAAGAGAAAGCTGTGGTTCCACCAGCTCCTTCGGTTGATTCTAATGCAggcccatcatcatcatcctctaGACAACCGCCTAATGACATAAATTTGGATGGCAGAAGTAGGAGAGACAAGCGTGATAGTCAAGCTCTGAATAGGTCAGCTGTCCTCTCCCAGATATGGAAAAATGACTTGGATTCTGGGCGTCTCCTGGTATTGCTGTTTGAGCTGTTTGGTGAAGGCATTTTATCCTTCATTCCAGCTCCCGAGATGTCTATGTTCTTAGGACCATTTGTACAAAGATCTGCACTTCCATATATAGTTACCCATATGTGTACAAATTACACTTGCAGATAG
- the LOC133860640 gene encoding uncharacterized protein LOC133860640, which yields MSVEVLDATTIFNFVEDEAFSVSIRDRFALLDTDQDGLLSYAEMLKELQSLRVFETHFGIDVKPDPNELAHVYDSMFMQFDHDSNGAIDLEEFKEETKKMMLAVANDIGFLPIQMALEEDSFLKKAVERESTKAAV from the coding sequence atgagtgTAGAAGTATTGGATGCTACCACCATCTTCAACTTCGTGGAGGATGAAGCATTCAGTGTCTCAATTCGTGACCGTTTTGCTCTTCTTGACACTGACCAAGATGGTCTTCTCTCCTATGCAGAGATGTTGAAGGAGCTGCAGAGTCTGAGGGTCTTTGAGACCCACTTTGGGATAGACGTGAAGCCCGACCCAAATGAACTCGCTCATGTCTATGATTCCATGTTCATGCAGTTCGATCATGACTCCAATGGGGCAATTGATCTTGAGGAGTTCAAGGAGGAAACCAAGAAGATGATGCTTGCTGTTGCTAATGACATTGGATTCTTGCCAATTCAAATGGCCCTGGAAGAGGATAGCTTCCTAAAGAAAGCTGTTGAACGTGAGTCCACAAAGGCGGCCGTTTAA